A single region of the Gossypium arboreum isolate Shixiya-1 chromosome 12, ASM2569848v2, whole genome shotgun sequence genome encodes:
- the LOC108478102 gene encoding uncharacterized protein LOC108478102 yields MTIELLSSHHHFMRHRICFSWVSFLMTVNSSPSTHISRKPISSAMVTACTHALASAVVGSVIFSHGFVGWLMGDGAGGGSGRGDMAVAGLGATHLGFFSLLFL; encoded by the exons ATGACCATCGAACTTCTTTCCTCCCATCACCATTTCATGCGCCACCGTATTTGCTTCTCTTG GGTTAGTTTTCTGATGACCGTCAACTCATCTCCTTCAACACATATTTCGCGAAAACCCATTTCTTCCGCCATGGTGACAGCCTGTACACATGCCTTGGCTTCAGCCGTTGTTGGATCTGTAATATTCTCACATGG TTTTGTAGGGTGGTTGATGGGCGATGGAGCAGGTGGTGGTAGTGGTAGAGGCGATATGGCAGTGGCAGGCCTAGGTGCGACGCACTTAGggtttttttctttgctttttctTTAG